The nucleotide sequence CCCAATAAAGGAGATGGGAACAAAGTTGGCGTTGCACTGTTGAGTTCTGAATATAGAGCCTGAACATCGGTTGAACACTGTGCTGTCACGAGATCCTGACTGTGCATTTGACCGTTCACATTTCCGAACGCTGTATTCGAACCAATGTTGGTTCCTACATTTCCGGTGATCTGCGAAATACCGCTGTTGCTAACTGCTCCATCGGTTGAGAATAAAACAAAGTCTGCTGCTGTGCCCAAAACAGGTGCCTGGGCAAAATTTGTAAATGGCAAAAACATCATTATGATAGTTGCCAAAACCGTTGATAAAAGTGTTTTCATTTTTGTTTGATTTTTTAATAAAAACCCTCAAAGGGTTTGAAACCCTTCGAGCGTTTTTAAAATTTATTTGTCGCTGTCAACCGTAAGATCTTCGATCGCCTGGCCCAGATTCTCCATGTCTTTCGAGAACTCTCGTTTGAATGAAGCCCAATCACTGGTGCTGGCATCGTACGTTTCCATTCTTTTTCTAAGCTCGGTATTTTTCATTTCGAGGCTGATGATGCGTTCCTTTAAAACAACATTTTCCATTTGTCCTGATTTAGTCATTCTGATTTTCAATTCAGCAATTTTTTCGTTGTTGCTGGCTATCTTAGCTTTCGATTCGGCTTTATACTTTTGCCATTCTATTGCTTCTTCCTGCCGTTCGACTTTAGCGTCGTACTTTTTGTCAGCCAGATCTTGTTTGGCATCTGCAACATTTTGCTGTGCGTTAGCTACCTTTTCTTCCTTTGTCTCGCATCCGGTAAGGAAGCTCAATGAAACAAATGCTACTGCTACAAGTATGATTATTGATTTTTTCATTTCTAATTTGTTTTTAGTGATCCTGATTTCTTTTATATTCACAATTTAATACAATCTGATCTCAGAGACCCTCAATAATTTTTTTCAATTCTTCGCTAGACTTTCCCAGCTTAATCTGCAGACGTCCAAGCATCTCATCTTTTTTGCCTTTTTCAAACAAAAGGTCATTGTCTGTTAATGTGGCAAATTTCATTTTTAATTTTCCTTTAATTTCATTCCAGTTGCCTTTTAATTCTGTAGTGTTCATGATTGTTGTTTTTAGTGTAGTCATTTTCGATTTACAAAGGTGCTTCTATTAGTGCAAAATAGCATTACACTTATTCTGAAAATTGTTACATCATTCACACATACACCGGATTTATGCACATGACTTAACAAACCAGAATCTTCTGTGCGTGTTGCAATAACGAACGCAAACACTCACCTGCCCGAGCATTGTTTTTCAGACAAAAAACGGTGCAGGTAATTGCTGTCATTACAAGCCGAAGTGAGTACGCACAAATGCCATCATCTGGTTTTCGGTCATCCTTTCGGATTGCTTCACTTCAACATTGGTCTTTGCGATGCGATTGTTTTTGTTTAATTGATTGAATAATTCTGTTTTGGCATTCGTTGGTCCGAACAAAAGAACCTCGTCAAATTTTTGAATAATATCAGTGAGGCGTTTAAAATAATCAGACAGCTGATCCTGTTCTTTGTTTTGAGTATTGCTCTCGTCCAGTCCCTGGGTTTCCTTTATTTCGTGATGCTTGTTGTCTGCTTTAATGGTCAATGTTTCGGCGTTGCTGTCCGAAATATCAAACAGATAGGCGATGGTGTGATCCAGCCATATGCCCATTTTTGTACTTGCTTTCATAGTAATTATTTTTGATGATTATTTTTTCGTTTTTATTTCTTTCACAGGAATTACAAGTACCGGAATCCTTGATTCGTGCACAACCTGCGATGTTACGCTTCCCAGCACAACATTTTCAAACCAGTTGTGACTATGAGAGCCCATTATGATAATGCCTGCGTGAACATCTTTGGCCGTTGCAAGAATTTGTGTAGAAAAGTCTCCTTCGCACAAAATCGTTTCAGTTTTTTTATCACCATAATGTCCTTTAAAATGATTTAAAAAATGTTGCGATTTCTTTCGTAAATCCTCCTCCTTGTCCAATGTCAGCTGTACAATGCTATCATAACCTATAAAACCTGTTAAGGGGGAATACTCAGGTGTAGAATAGTAAGCCGGATCAGAAATAACATGCAGCAAAACCACGTCGGCTCCCATGCTTTTGGCAAACCCAAATGCAGCTTCAGCAATAATTTTTGCACTAGGATCATAATCAAGCGCTATCAATGCTTTGATTTGTTTTTTTATTGACATACGAGCCTCCAATATTTGTGTTTGTTATCGTCAATTATTTCATCGAACTCAACCGAAAGGGTATCTATTTTCCGGTAAGCGAATTATTAAAGATTATTCGGATCAGAATAATTACACCGGCCAGAATCAGCAATGCATGAACGAGCGATCCTGTCTGAAAATTGAAATAGATGATGCTCCAAATCACTATGAGCAATGCAGCAATAATATAAAGGGAATTTTTCATGGGATGTAGTTTATTCGTAGGAACTTTTAATCACTGTTTGAATCATTTTAAAGCGTCCGTTCGGTTGTATCAAATTTGATTCGTGCGCGGGAATGACAATGGAGTCACCGGTTTTCATCGAATTCGAAACTCCGTTGATCACAATCACAGCCTTACCTTCGATGATTTGTACAAATGTGTCGAATGGGGATATTTTTTCGGTCAGGCCTTCACCGCTGTCAAAAGACATCACGCTGATGTTGCCGGTCGATTTTTTAAGAATGGTTTTGATTACCACCGAATTTGGAATATACTCGATGATTTCAACGGTTATATGCGCTTTCGATTTTTCAATTTCACTGTTATCTATATTCATAATGTTTTGGATTAAAATAGCACACAAACCAACTTTCGCAGGTCTGTGTGCCTATTGTTTCTAGTTTTCGATCATGTGAAATTCATGCTTTACCGAACCGTCCATATAGTAATACCAGAATTGTTTTTCTTCAAGTTTCAAAATGAACAATGTGCGCGTTTGCTGATTGTCGATTCCTGTGATGAGTATTTCTTCATCTTCGTTCTGAAAGGCCCATGTTCCGGTGCCTTCAGCCGCACTCCAGTTGTATGAGTATCCGCCATCTTTTGTAAAAGTTTCGGTATATCCGGTCACAATCGAAGTGTAATCGGTGCCGTCGATTTTATAGTTGTCGATGGCCCAGGTGTTGGCAACGCGCTCTGCGCGCGAAATAAGACTGATCATCGGATTGTCTGGATATTTTTCACAGCTTGTAAGGCCGGTCAGAATAAGCGTTGCAATGATAATCAATGTGATGTTTGTTTTGTTTTTCATTTTTTTCCAATTCTTTTTTTTCTCGTTTAGTGTTTTTCTACTTGTGCAGATTGTCTGCACAAGATAATACCTCACGACAAAGGTCACCTGATTAGTCAATAAAACCGTTACACAACAATGTCATATTGTTACATCATTCACACTTTTGCTGCAGCAAAATATTGCTACGACATTCCACCGTTCCGGCCACACTTAACCATCGAAGAGTTCGGAACTCTTCGAGGGTTTTCTAAACAGGCCGGAACATGGAACCGTCGTAACGACAGCAAAAACAACGGTTCCATGTCGTTCAGCTCCTTCGTCGCTTTTGGACGGTGGAATGTTGTTTTTGCGCTGCCGATTGATATTTGAGAAAGTCTTTTTCTGAAACAGTGTTACTTCGCCGGGAAAACAACGCCAGCCGATTTCTTATCCTGGCGCTTGGTTTCTTTATCTGCACGCTTTTCTTTCAGGTTTTTTGCAGGCGCTTTTTTACCTGATTTTTCCTTGTTTGTTTTTTCTTTTGACATGATAAGTATTCTTACGTGTATAAATCAACAACAAAGTTGATGATGTTTATGCAGATTGGCATTACACAAATGCCATAAATACTTACAAAATTCACATATTTTCGATGGTGGCGCGACGAATTGTTTTTAGTTTTTTAAATTGCGAAGGAGTCAGTCCGGTAACTTTTTTAAACTGACCAGATAAGTGTGCAACGCTACTATAATGGAGTCTGTAAGATATTTCGGTCAGCGTAAGCTGATCATATACCAGAAATTCTTTCGCGCGTTCAATCCTGTGAAAAATAAAAAAATGCTCAATGGTTGTACCCTTCACTTCCATAAAAAGATTGGCTAAATAAGTGTAATCGTAATTCAGCTTTTCAGTAAGCAAGTCGGACAGATTCACTTTAATCTGATCTTCGGTGTAATGCACCAGTTCAATAATCACATTTTTAATTTTCTCAACCAGAATGGCTTTCCTGTCTTCGAGCAGCCCGAGACCTGATTTATTGAGCCGTTTATTCAACTCTGTTCTTTGCTCTTCTGTCAATTCATCAATTACTTCAGCTTCGCCGACTTTCACCCAATTATAGCCTATTCCCATCTTTTCAAATGCATACTTCACTACCATTTCGCAGCGAATACAAACCATATTTTTTATAAATATCCTCAAATCATTTTCATGTTTATGTCAAAGATCAGCTTTTGTAAAGATACGAAAATATTTCTTCTAAAAAAACTAAATAACTGATTATTAAAACATCCCTCGAAGAGTATGAACACTTCAAGGGATGTTTTAACAAAGTCGAAGCGTAAATATGCTTACAACTTAAAAGTGAGTCCGAATTTTCCGCCTGAAAAAGCGTTGCCGCCACCAAATTCAAGATTGATTCCAAAACGTTCGGTGAAAAAATATCTTCCGCCAATCTGTCCTCCAATACCTAAGCCGGATGTATGGTCACCATAATAATCGTTGGGCGACGACCAAACATAAAAGCCCAGATTCAGACCTGCATAAAAATCCCACCTCGGCGGAATGTTCAGAATGCTGTTGAAATGATAATTGCCATTGACTGAAAAGCCAATAATGCTGTGATCATAATAAAAATCGTGATACTTCTCGCGGTATGCACGATAAGACACTTCACCACCTAAAGTAATGTTTTTTGAAACACCGAAGTCAAGCCCTGCATAAACAGGAATACCCCAACCAGAGAGGCCTACGCCGAAATTAAGTTGGGTAGATCTTGACGGTTCCGTGGTTTGAGCTGACATTGAAAGTGATGCAATGGCAAACACTGCTGCTAAAAATAAATTTTTCATTTTGTTGAATTTAAGTTTCAGAGACAAAGATACCTCCACATGGCAGGCAAGGCATTACACAATTCGCAACAAATGTTACATGAATCACACATGGAGTGACATGAATCATCAAATCTAACACTTGCAGTGTGGTTTCTATTACAAAGTGAAATTTACAATGGTCCGACTCTGGCATCAACCACCTGAAACCATACAGAAATACTGTGTCTTTAGACTACTTAATAACTTACTTTGGTATTATTTGAACATAGCGATTACATCCGGTCCATATACCAGTTGAGTTCTTTTTCACGTTTCCTGTTTTCGAAAATAGTGCTGATGATTTTTTGCAGGCGAAAAAAAGCTGTTTCACTTTTCACAACATAATCAAAAGCTTTGTGATGCATACACTCAATAGCTACATCAATTTTATCCTGTGCCGATAGCATGATTACCGGAATATTAGAATCAAATGCGAGAATTTTATCCAGTGTTTCAAGGCCATTCATGGCGTTTTTACTAATTCCATCAAGCTGATAATCCAAAATAATCACATCGGGCTTATTGGATAACGACTTAAGACAAAGTTCCCCAGTTGCAAAGGTCTCTATATCGAAGTCCCCACTCTCGAGAAACTGAATTTCCAGTAGTTTCAAAAAAACAGCTTCATCATCAACCAGAAATATTTTTATTTTGGTTTTCATTTCTTTTTTTTATTAGCTTTTTCTAATTTCAGTAGTTCCATGGACAATTCTACGCAAGCTTTCATGCAAATCATGTCGAGTTGCGACACCAATTTGCTTATCTCTTCACCGTGATTGTTTGTATCGGTCAATTCATGAATTTTTCGGGCCATTATTTCATACTCGTGACTTATTCCCACAATCGAAAAAGTAGGAATCATTTTATGCACCGCCGCACGCACCATTGACCAGTCATTATTTTCGACGCCGTCCTTCATTGTCTGAATATACGCCGGCGTTTGATCGATATATAGCGAAATCATTTCCATCATCAAAGCGGCATTGGACCTTGTTGTGCGCGTCAGATAATCCAGGTTTATGCACGGGCCGGCCGGCTTTTGTATATCATCTTTGCTCTTGTCGCTATGATTCAGCAATGGTTTTCGGACCAGCAGAATAATTTTATTGAAAAGGAGTCTTTCGTCAACGGGTTTTGAAATGTAATCATCCATTCCAACCGCTTTGCATTTTGCCAGATCCACCGTAGTTACATCGGCCGTTAATGCCACTATCGGAACATCGCAATGCATGATATTTCGGATGTAATCTGTGGCTTCGAAACCATTCATCACAGGCATCTGCAAATCCATCAGCACAATATCATACGATTGCTCCTGCAGTTTTTCAATGGCAATTTTTCCGTTGGATGCAATATCGCAATCAAAGCCAAACTCTTCAAGAATGGTTTTCATCAGCAACTGATTCAGCGCAATGTCTTCTACCACCAGTACTTTTACTTTTTTGATGGAACTGTCGAAATCAATGGTGACATTTTCCGGATCCACCAGCTCTCTTGTTTTCGTGAATGGCAAAATGAAGCTAAATGTGGAGCCTTTGCCCAGCTTGCTTTTCACATGTATTGATCCGCCCTGCGATTCGACCAGCTTTTTCGCAATAGCCAGCCCAAGACCAGTTCCGCCAAAGATGCGTGATGTTTCGCTGGTTGCCTGCTGGAAATTTTCGAAAATGGTTTTCATCTTTGTCTGTGCAATTCCGATTCCGGTATCGTTAACTGCAAACTCAATCACAACATTGTCTTCGGTTTCGCTGAGCAGCTTTACACTTACGGTAATAACCCCTTCGGATGTGAATTTGACGGCATTGCTCACCAGATTGAGAATGATCTGATGCAGGCGAACCGGGTCACCAATCAAAACGGAAGGAATACGTCTGTCATATTCTTTGATCAATACTAAATTTTTCTCGCGGATTTTGGGTTCGAACAGGTGAAGCATGGCCGCAACCGAAAGATCCAGTTTAAACTTTGTTTGCTCAAACGAAATTTTTCCTGCATCGACTTTGGCCAGATCCAGAATGTCGTTGATAAGAACAATGAGCGCTTCACCACTTGTTTTGATTGCCGACAGATATTCCTGCTGTTTCTCGCTCAGATTGGTTTTCAGAAGCACTTTGGTGAATCCGATAATGGCATTCATTGGCGTGCGAATTTCGTGGCTCATGTTCGACAGAAACTGTTGCTTTGCTTTCAACGCATCGTTGGCCACATCCATCGCCGTTTCCGCTTTTTGCTGCGCCACTTCGGCAACTCCCGTTGCCAGCTCGGCTATTCCGGTTGCATGCTCGGCCAGCAATTTGGCCTCGTTTAGTTGAGACTCAATTTTCTGTTGCTCCGTGACATCCCTGGCAACAATTACTACCCCCAGCACAAGGCCTTTGTCGTCTTTGAACACCGAACCATTGCATATCACCTTTTTTTCTGTACCATCTTCAAGCGTGAGTGGAATGTCGGCAATATAGCCGGTTTCAAAAATCTGCCGGTATGCTTTACGTGCCTTTGCAGGGTCGGTGAAATATTGAGAAAAAGAAGTTCCTTTAATTTTTTCTCTTGTCCTATCGGTTGCTGAGAGTGTTGCATTGTTTACATCCGTAATTTTCCCCATTAAATCGATGGCAAAAAGCGGGTCACGAATAGCCTCTATAATGCTCCTTGTGTAATGCGATGCCAGCTTCCGGGCTATGTCGTCACGAATCATAATAACCGCGCCCAACACTTTTCCCGATTTGTCGCGATACACGGTGCCGTTGAATAACACATCGGTCAGCTTGCCATTGGTGTCCCGAAGGGTAAGTGGGAAAACAGTGAGCGATCCTTTCGAAAACACTTTTCGGTACGCTTCGCGCGCTTTTGCCGGATCGGTGAAACAGTCAAAGAAATTGATACTGTCAATATTGTCCCTGCTCAACCCGGTCATGTTAACCAGGGCTTCGTTCATATCTAAGACTTTCCCATCCTTGCTGACGGTTATCAGCGGGACAAGACTGGCTTCTATCAATGTGCGCGCATCCATTTGCCTTGTTGTATTATTTGACCTCATTTGATTTTTTAGCTCCCAACTTCTTCAATCGGTTGTCTTCGTTTATTCTTCATTTTCTTAAAATGCGAGGGCGTGAGTCCGGTCACTTTTTTAAACTGGTTCGACAAATGAGCCACGCTGCTGTAATTTAACTTGTACGATATTTCAGTAAGATTCAATTCATCATAAATCAGCAGTTCCTTGGCTCGCTCCACCTTATGCAGAATAATGAATTGCTGAATGGTGATCCCTTTCACTTCAGAATAAATATTCGAAAGATACGTGTAATCATAATTCATCTTTTCGCTTATATAATCTGAATAATTCACTTTTGGCAACTCTTCTGAATAATGAATCATCTCAATAATTATATTGTTTATTTTTTCAATCAGAATAGCCTTTTTGTCATCCATCAACTCAAGTCCGGATTTCTTTAATTCAGCTTTTAGCTCCTCTCTTTTTTCTTCCGACAGTTCTTCCATTATTTCAATCTCACCCAGATCTACAATTATAAAATGCAGACCGAGCTTCTTCAACGCTGCTTTCACAACCATCTTGCAGCGTATGCTGACCATGTATTTAACAAACAGTTTCAAATAAATTGAGATTTAACCTACAACATACAAAGTACTACCATTAATATGGATGTCTTGTTACACTAATCCGTGAAAAGGTTACATAAATCACACTTTTACAAATCAATCAATTAAAAACGTCCAGGATTTGATACCATAATAAATTAAATATTAACTTTGTTTCGCAAACTAAACACGAACAAAAATCAAGTATAATGAAAAATGTTTTTATTTTTATATTGATGTTGTTATCCGCATCCACAATGTCCTATTCGCAACAGGCAAGTCTTACA is from Bacteroidetes bacterium GWF2_43_63 and encodes:
- a CDS encoding general stress protein CsbD — translated: MNTTELKGNWNEIKGKLKMKFATLTDNDLLFEKGKKDEMLGRLQIKLGKSSEELKKIIEGL
- a CDS encoding cupin; translation: MNIDNSEIEKSKAHITVEIIEYIPNSVVIKTILKKSTGNISVMSFDSGEGLTEKISPFDTFVQIIEGKAVIVINGVSNSMKTGDSIVIPAHESNLIQPNGRFKMIQTVIKSSYE
- a CDS encoding AraC family transcriptional regulator, with protein sequence MVVKYAFEKMGIGYNWVKVGEAEVIDELTEEQRTELNKRLNKSGLGLLEDRKAILVEKIKNVIIELVHYTEDQIKVNLSDLLTEKLNYDYTYLANLFMEVKGTTIEHFFIFHRIERAKEFLVYDQLTLTEISYRLHYSSVAHLSGQFKKVTGLTPSQFKKLKTIRRATIENM
- a CDS encoding histidine kinase — encoded protein: MKTKIKIFLVDDEAVFLKLLEIQFLESGDFDIETFATGELCLKSLSNKPDVIILDYQLDGISKNAMNGLETLDKILAFDSNIPVIMLSAQDKIDVAIECMHHKAFDYVVKSETAFFRLQKIISTIFENRKREKELNWYMDRM
- a CDS encoding AraC family transcriptional regulator, with product MKLFVKYMVSIRCKMVVKAALKKLGLHFIIVDLGEIEIMEELSEEKREELKAELKKSGLELMDDKKAILIEKINNIIIEMIHYSEELPKVNYSDYISEKMNYDYTYLSNIYSEVKGITIQQFIILHKVERAKELLIYDELNLTEISYKLNYSSVAHLSNQFKKVTGLTPSHFKKMKNKRRQPIEEVGS